From one Catenuloplanes nepalensis genomic stretch:
- a CDS encoding Na+/H+ antiporter has translation MDVESILIFVLVTVAVVGMVRWAADRTGLPAAALLPVVGVGYALLPGPNITLDPDIILTFVLPPLLYSAALDSSMLAIRRHLRTVANLSVVLVLLTSLLIGLGFAWFVAGATLAAGIAVGAAVAPPDPVAALAVGRRVGLPPRIVTLIQGEGLLNDATALTILSVAVAAATGDGFSAPSALGQFLIMATGGAAVGVLVAFAVRLLSRPLSGDPMLANAVSLATPFAAYLLAERAHVSGVLAVVVAGLIVGHHRPRSASSAGRLQTSAVWRLVDFLLEGFVFLLIGQQLPEVLRGLAGYDTGTVVVAVTVTVGVVLLLRPLWLLLTLLLPGVLRSRWGAAGVEPARLTGREIVILSWAGTRGVISLAAIFTLPLVTETGARFPARDLMLFCTFVVVLVTLVGQGLTFAPMVRVLGLHADENDQARLRNEARSASIRAALDALDDLEGQEHDDIEGHVIDTMREQLQARLRRYRDRLVLLRSADSEGPPISPRYEAALHVRRVALDAQRNEMLRWRDAGQLSDEGLRVLERELDHEERLLPDRPARR, from the coding sequence GTGGACGTCGAGTCGATTCTGATTTTTGTTCTGGTAACCGTCGCGGTGGTCGGGATGGTGCGGTGGGCCGCCGATCGGACCGGGTTGCCCGCAGCCGCGCTGCTGCCGGTCGTCGGCGTGGGGTACGCCCTGCTGCCGGGTCCCAACATCACGCTCGATCCGGACATCATCCTGACTTTCGTCCTGCCACCGCTGCTCTACAGCGCCGCCCTGGACTCCTCGATGCTGGCGATCCGGCGCCACCTGCGTACCGTGGCGAACCTGTCGGTGGTCCTGGTCCTGCTCACGTCGCTGCTGATCGGCCTGGGCTTCGCGTGGTTCGTCGCCGGGGCCACCCTGGCCGCCGGCATCGCGGTCGGCGCCGCGGTCGCGCCTCCCGACCCGGTGGCCGCACTGGCGGTGGGACGCCGGGTGGGGCTGCCGCCCCGGATCGTCACCCTGATCCAGGGCGAGGGCCTGCTCAACGACGCCACCGCGCTCACCATCCTGAGCGTCGCGGTCGCGGCGGCCACGGGCGACGGGTTCTCCGCGCCGTCCGCGCTCGGTCAGTTCCTGATCATGGCCACGGGTGGAGCCGCCGTCGGGGTACTGGTCGCGTTCGCCGTCCGCCTGCTGTCCCGGCCGCTCAGCGGTGATCCGATGCTGGCGAACGCCGTTTCGCTGGCCACCCCGTTCGCCGCCTACCTGCTCGCGGAGCGGGCGCACGTCTCCGGTGTGCTGGCGGTGGTCGTCGCCGGTCTGATCGTCGGGCATCACCGGCCGCGGTCTGCCTCGAGCGCGGGCCGGCTGCAGACCAGCGCGGTCTGGCGGTTGGTCGACTTCCTGCTCGAGGGTTTCGTGTTCCTGCTGATCGGCCAGCAACTGCCGGAGGTTCTGCGCGGGCTCGCCGGGTACGACACCGGCACGGTCGTCGTCGCGGTCACGGTCACCGTCGGCGTGGTCCTGCTGCTGCGGCCGCTGTGGCTCCTGCTGACCCTGTTGCTGCCCGGGGTGCTGCGCAGCCGCTGGGGTGCGGCCGGAGTGGAGCCCGCGCGGCTGACCGGCCGGGAGATCGTCATCCTGAGCTGGGCCGGCACGCGCGGCGTGATCAGCCTCGCGGCGATCTTCACGCTGCCGCTGGTCACCGAGACCGGTGCGCGATTCCCGGCCCGCGACCTGATGCTCTTCTGCACGTTCGTCGTCGTGCTGGTCACCCTGGTGGGGCAGGGCCTGACGTTCGCGCCGATGGTTCGCGTGCTCGGGCTGCACGCGGACGAGAACGATCAGGCCCGGCTGCGCAACGAGGCGCGATCGGCGTCCATCCGGGCCGCGCTCGACGCGCTCGACGACCTGGAGGGACAGGAGCACGACGACATCGAGGGCCACGTGATCGACACGATGCGCGAGCAGCTCCAGGCTCGGCTGCGCCGATACCGGGACCGGCTCGTGCTGTTGCGCTCGGCCGACTCGGAGGGCCCGCCGATCTCACCCCGGTACGAGGCCGCGCTGCACGTGCGCCGAGTCGCGCTGGACGCCCAGCGGAACGAGATGCTGCGATGGCGCGACGCCGGGCAGCTGTCCGACGAGGGCCTGCGCGTGCTGGAACGCGAACTGGACCATGAGGAGCGCCTGCTGCCGGACCGGCCGGCCCGCCGGTGA
- a CDS encoding chemotaxis protein CheB — protein sequence MDDRPQRESVRVVALVTSAGGLQALTVVLRGLPADLPVPVVVQQHLGSQGSQLVAILRQRSDHDIDWARDGAPLLPGHVWVTPGRRRLEILPDGSCVVGREDLQARDRPHDALLSSLADSYGGGALVVVLTGMGRDGAAGVRAVKQAGGIVIAQSEDTAEQPSMPRAAAEAGADLVLPLHEIATVVRDVVAGRPLPRPRAEIEAARELFAGPGPARARLRTMDWSATALGAVSGWPAERRELVRLVLASPLPMLLALGPEQIQIANDAHAPRVADPSMQGAPARDTPARDREAGASHIDRLLTTGEPWWYEDRLIESVRDGRRDEAYFTGSCTPVFEGGVVAGYLGMSVETTERVLAQRRLTVLHALTRLAGADRDDVLQEVGDALGENPRDLPFALVYLDDGTPARTAGLAVAVGVEAEGATAPRTIPSAGGHPLWPVGQVLTGGRPALVDDLRARLPELHAGPWPETSEEALVLPLPGVADGPPVGVLIAGLSPRLALDAPYRSFLELAAGQIAVALAEAGARDLERQRLERLADLDRAKTEFYSNVSHEFRTPLTLMLGPLDEAVRRAGDLPDEVATELQVAQRNARRLLRMVGTLLDFSEVDAGRLRARFIDTDLAALTGEIAAMFRGAAEAAGLELTVDAPALPRPVRVDPEMWEKIVSNLLSNALKFTWTGGVGLTLRALPMHAELVVRDTGVGIPRDQLTHLFKRFHRVPQTRGRTHEGSGIGLALVDELVRRHHGRVRVTSSADAGTTVTVWIPLGGRRVTDPGATAPRTGEVAAAMAHEALQWDARRNQATLGLEEPGEPRDLPAGRMAGARVLVVDDNADMRDYLTRLLGFTWHVTAASDGEEALALARREPPDLVLADVMMPALDGFGLLSAIRADPALAGTPVVLVTARAGEATAIEGLLAGADDYVVKPFTARELVARVAAQLEVAGMRRRLAATDAYRLALSDALRSCEDPTVIQQRAVSMLARQLRVDNVHFAEVDHAAGTIHVRAEDGPAGTSFLGSFPLDQWGGGLLARTLGVGITLVVRDVTTHDIDEAGRTAWLSVGARAVVEVPLVHDGRWLGHVAVLQEKPREWTADEIALVEETAARTWAFLQQARAEAALRESERRFRTVADAVPALIWQNDARGENVFANRCFRDFTGLPGSEISGERWQALVHPDEADAYVAGYLTAVRDRVPWDERNRLRRFDGSWRTFDNYASPLFGADGTFLGHVGVSVDVTEQSAATAALAERTAQLENLFRTLTEAVGQTVWTTDADGRVVEDSPSWRAFTGQTVDEWTGWGWVDAVHPDDRAHAVRQWQDAVTAGTPVDTRFRLRHAASGGWHLTHVRAIPLRHADGTVRGWLGMNTDLGRG from the coding sequence GTGGACGATCGACCGCAACGCGAATCGGTCCGCGTCGTCGCGCTGGTGACGTCGGCCGGCGGCCTCCAGGCGCTGACGGTCGTGCTCCGCGGGCTGCCGGCGGACCTCCCCGTCCCGGTGGTGGTGCAGCAACACCTGGGCAGCCAGGGCAGTCAACTGGTAGCCATCCTGCGGCAGCGAAGCGATCATGACATCGACTGGGCGCGGGACGGCGCACCGCTGCTTCCCGGCCACGTTTGGGTGACGCCGGGCCGGCGCCGGCTGGAGATCCTCCCGGACGGCAGCTGCGTGGTGGGCCGGGAGGACCTGCAGGCCCGGGACCGGCCGCACGACGCCCTGCTCAGCTCGCTGGCCGACTCCTACGGCGGGGGTGCGCTGGTCGTGGTGCTGACCGGGATGGGCCGCGACGGCGCCGCCGGGGTCCGGGCGGTGAAGCAGGCCGGCGGCATCGTGATCGCGCAGAGCGAGGACACCGCCGAGCAGCCGTCCATGCCCCGTGCCGCGGCCGAGGCCGGTGCGGACCTGGTGCTGCCACTGCACGAGATCGCGACCGTGGTGCGCGACGTCGTGGCGGGCCGGCCACTGCCGCGGCCGCGCGCGGAGATCGAGGCGGCACGGGAACTGTTCGCCGGGCCCGGGCCGGCCCGGGCCCGGCTTCGTACGATGGACTGGTCCGCCACCGCCCTCGGCGCGGTCTCCGGCTGGCCGGCCGAGCGACGGGAACTGGTCCGGCTGGTGCTCGCCTCGCCGCTGCCGATGCTGCTGGCGCTCGGCCCGGAGCAGATCCAGATCGCGAACGACGCGCACGCGCCGCGCGTCGCGGACCCGTCGATGCAGGGGGCGCCGGCACGCGACACCCCGGCACGGGACCGGGAGGCCGGCGCGTCGCACATAGACCGCCTTCTCACCACCGGTGAGCCGTGGTGGTACGAGGACAGGCTGATCGAGTCGGTCCGCGACGGGCGCCGGGACGAGGCGTACTTCACCGGCTCATGCACGCCGGTGTTCGAGGGCGGCGTGGTCGCCGGCTACCTCGGCATGTCGGTCGAGACAACCGAACGAGTGCTGGCGCAGCGCCGGTTGACCGTCCTGCACGCGCTGACCAGGCTCGCCGGGGCCGACCGTGACGATGTGCTCCAGGAGGTCGGTGACGCGCTCGGCGAGAACCCCCGCGACCTGCCGTTCGCGCTGGTGTACCTCGACGACGGCACGCCGGCCCGCACCGCCGGACTGGCGGTCGCCGTGGGCGTCGAGGCCGAGGGCGCCACCGCGCCGAGGACGATCCCGTCGGCCGGCGGGCACCCGCTGTGGCCGGTGGGACAGGTCCTCACCGGCGGCCGGCCGGCCCTGGTCGATGACCTACGGGCGCGGCTGCCGGAGCTGCACGCGGGCCCGTGGCCGGAGACCTCCGAGGAGGCGCTGGTCCTGCCGTTGCCCGGCGTGGCGGACGGCCCGCCGGTGGGTGTGCTGATCGCCGGGCTGAGCCCGCGGCTGGCGCTCGACGCGCCGTACCGCTCATTCCTCGAACTGGCCGCCGGGCAGATCGCGGTCGCCCTGGCCGAGGCCGGCGCCCGGGACCTGGAACGCCAGCGGCTGGAGCGGCTGGCGGACCTGGACCGGGCCAAGACCGAGTTCTACTCCAACGTCAGTCACGAGTTCCGCACACCGCTGACCCTGATGCTCGGTCCGCTGGATGAGGCGGTGCGGCGCGCCGGCGACCTGCCCGACGAGGTCGCCACCGAGCTTCAGGTCGCCCAGCGCAACGCCCGCCGCCTGCTGCGGATGGTCGGCACGCTGCTGGACTTCTCCGAGGTCGACGCGGGCCGGCTCCGCGCGAGGTTCATCGACACCGACCTGGCGGCGTTGACCGGCGAGATCGCGGCGATGTTCCGCGGCGCCGCCGAGGCGGCCGGGCTCGAACTCACCGTCGATGCACCGGCGCTGCCCCGGCCGGTGCGGGTCGATCCGGAGATGTGGGAGAAGATCGTTTCCAACCTCTTGTCCAACGCGCTCAAGTTCACCTGGACGGGCGGCGTCGGCCTCACGCTGCGGGCGCTGCCGATGCACGCCGAGCTCGTCGTCCGGGACACCGGCGTGGGCATCCCTCGGGACCAGCTGACTCACCTGTTCAAGCGGTTCCACCGGGTGCCGCAGACCCGGGGACGCACCCATGAGGGCAGCGGTATCGGTCTCGCGCTGGTCGACGAGCTGGTCCGGCGGCACCACGGGCGGGTGCGGGTGACCAGCTCCGCGGACGCCGGTACCACGGTCACGGTGTGGATCCCGCTCGGCGGACGCCGGGTGACCGACCCCGGCGCGACGGCGCCGCGCACCGGCGAGGTGGCCGCGGCGATGGCGCACGAGGCCTTGCAGTGGGACGCCCGCCGCAATCAGGCCACCCTCGGCCTGGAGGAGCCGGGCGAGCCCCGCGACCTGCCGGCCGGACGGATGGCCGGAGCCCGCGTGCTGGTCGTCGACGACAACGCCGACATGCGCGACTATCTGACCCGGCTGCTGGGCTTCACCTGGCACGTGACCGCGGCGAGCGACGGTGAGGAGGCGCTCGCGCTGGCGCGCCGGGAGCCGCCGGACCTGGTGCTGGCCGACGTGATGATGCCCGCGCTGGACGGTTTCGGCCTGCTGAGCGCCATCCGCGCCGACCCCGCGCTGGCCGGCACACCCGTCGTGCTGGTGACCGCCCGCGCCGGTGAGGCGACCGCCATCGAGGGACTGCTCGCCGGTGCCGACGACTACGTGGTCAAGCCGTTCACCGCGCGCGAGCTGGTCGCCCGCGTGGCCGCCCAGCTGGAGGTGGCCGGGATGCGTCGCAGGCTCGCCGCGACCGACGCGTACCGGCTGGCGCTGAGCGACGCCCTGCGGTCCTGCGAGGACCCCACCGTGATCCAGCAGCGGGCGGTCTCCATGCTCGCCCGGCAACTGCGCGTGGACAACGTCCACTTCGCCGAGGTCGATCACGCGGCCGGCACGATCCACGTACGTGCCGAGGACGGCCCGGCCGGCACGTCGTTCCTCGGGAGTTTTCCACTCGATCAGTGGGGCGGCGGCCTCCTGGCCCGCACGCTCGGCGTGGGCATCACGCTGGTCGTGCGGGACGTCACCACGCACGACATCGACGAGGCCGGCCGGACCGCGTGGCTGTCGGTCGGTGCGCGCGCCGTCGTGGAGGTCCCGCTCGTCCACGACGGGCGCTGGCTGGGACATGTGGCCGTGCTGCAGGAGAAACCCCGGGAATGGACGGCGGACGAGATCGCGCTGGTCGAGGAGACCGCCGCCCGCACCTGGGCATTCCTTCAGCAGGCCCGCGCCGAGGCGGCGCTGCGGGAGTCCGAGCGGCGCTTCCGTACCGTCGCCGACGCCGTTCCCGCGCTGATCTGGCAGAACGACGCCCGCGGCGAGAACGTCTTCGCCAACCGCTGCTTCCGCGACTTCACCGGCCTGCCCGGCTCCGAGATCAGCGGTGAGCGCTGGCAGGCGCTGGTGCATCCGGACGAGGCGGACGCATACGTCGCCGGGTACCTCACCGCGGTCCGTGACCGGGTGCCCTGGGACGAACGCAACCGGCTCCGCCGCTTCGACGGCTCGTGGCGGACGTTCGACAACTACGCCTCGCCCCTGTTCGGTGCCGACGGCACCTTTCTCGGCCACGTCGGGGTGTCCGTCGACGTCACCGAGCAGAGCGCCGCCACCGCCGCGCTGGCCGAGCGGACCGCCCAGCTGGAGAACCTGTTCCGCACCCTGACCGAGGCCGTCGGGCAGACCGTCTGGACCACGGACGCGGACGGGCGGGTCGTCGAGGACTCACCGTCGTGGCGCGCGTTCACCGGACAGACGGTCGACGAGTGGACCGGCTGGGGCTGGGTCGACGCCGTGCATCCCGACGACCGCGCCCACGCGGTACGTCAGTGGCAGGACGCCGTCACCGCCGGAACCCCGGTCGACACACGGTTCCGGCTGCGCCACGCCGCCAGCGGGGGCTGGCACCTGACCCACGTCCGCGCCATCCCCCTGCGCCACGCCGACGGCACCGTCCGCGGCTGGCTGGGCATGAACACCGACCTCGGACGCGGCTGA
- a CDS encoding CheR family methyltransferase, with product MTPEDPQFEALLAYLKETRGFDFTGYKRASLMRRVGRRMAQVEIHGYGDYLDYLQVHPDEFTALFNTILINVTGFFRDPEAWAYLREHVVPQLLAGKAPDAPIRVWSAGCASGEEAYTIAILLAEQIGVEQFRQRVKIYATDVDEEALAEARLASYTDRQIAGLPEELRQRYFESAGGRHVFRKDMRRSVIFGRNDLMQDAPISRVDLLTCRNALMYFNAEAQSRILSRLYFALADGGVLFLGKAEMLLSHGETFTAVDLKRRVFRKVPASTPRASASASASASAGVLLPDGAELLGLDRLRDEAFATCPVAQVVVTADGLVALTNRRAETLLGVSTRDVGRPFRDLELSYRPAELRGYIDQAQVERRTVRVPDVEYSRQGSEAVVLRVDVNPLTGPDASLLGVALVFQDRTETRQLRTELDMATRQAETAHEELQSTNEELETTNEELQSSVEELETTNEELQSTNEELETTNEELQSTNDELQTINNVLRDRTAELDTTKSFLQVLLTSLPAGVAVVDPGLQVQAWNRSAEDLWGLREEEALGEHFLNLDMGLPTDGLRPLLRSVLSGDLSREQLTVEAVNRRGRKIKVQVAFAPLLDHASRTTGAIVVMTADDE from the coding sequence GTGACACCGGAGGACCCGCAGTTCGAGGCGCTGTTGGCGTACCTGAAGGAGACCCGTGGATTCGACTTCACCGGCTACAAGCGCGCCAGTCTGATGCGCCGGGTCGGCCGGCGCATGGCCCAGGTCGAGATCCACGGCTACGGCGACTACCTCGACTACCTTCAGGTTCACCCGGACGAGTTCACCGCGCTGTTCAACACCATCCTGATCAACGTGACGGGGTTCTTCCGCGATCCGGAGGCCTGGGCGTACCTGCGTGAGCACGTCGTCCCGCAACTGCTGGCCGGGAAGGCCCCGGACGCGCCGATCAGGGTCTGGAGCGCCGGGTGCGCGTCCGGCGAGGAGGCGTACACGATCGCGATCCTGCTCGCCGAGCAGATCGGCGTGGAGCAGTTCCGGCAGCGGGTCAAGATCTACGCCACCGACGTGGACGAGGAGGCCCTGGCCGAGGCGCGGCTCGCCTCCTACACCGACCGTCAGATCGCCGGGCTCCCGGAGGAACTGAGGCAGCGCTACTTCGAGTCCGCCGGCGGCCGGCACGTGTTCCGCAAGGATATGCGCCGATCAGTGATCTTCGGACGCAACGACCTGATGCAGGACGCACCTATATCCCGCGTGGACCTGCTGACCTGCCGCAACGCGTTGATGTACTTCAACGCCGAGGCGCAGTCGCGGATCCTGTCACGGCTCTACTTCGCGCTCGCCGACGGCGGCGTGCTGTTCCTGGGCAAGGCCGAGATGCTGCTCAGCCACGGTGAGACGTTCACCGCCGTGGATCTGAAGCGGCGCGTCTTCCGCAAGGTGCCGGCCTCGACACCGCGCGCTTCGGCGTCGGCGTCGGCGTCCGCGTCCGCCGGGGTGCTGCTGCCGGACGGTGCCGAGTTGCTCGGCCTGGACCGCCTCCGCGACGAGGCCTTCGCGACGTGCCCGGTGGCGCAGGTCGTGGTGACCGCCGACGGCCTGGTCGCCCTGACGAACCGGCGGGCCGAGACCCTGCTGGGCGTGTCCACACGCGATGTGGGCCGGCCGTTCCGCGACCTCGAGCTGTCCTACCGTCCGGCCGAGCTGCGTGGCTACATCGACCAGGCGCAGGTGGAGCGGCGCACGGTGCGCGTGCCCGACGTCGAGTACTCCCGCCAGGGCTCGGAGGCGGTGGTCCTGCGGGTGGACGTGAACCCGCTGACCGGCCCGGACGCCAGCCTGCTCGGTGTCGCCCTGGTCTTCCAGGACCGCACGGAGACCCGGCAGTTGCGGACCGAGCTCGACATGGCGACCCGGCAGGCCGAGACGGCGCACGAGGAGCTCCAGTCGACCAACGAGGAGCTGGAGACCACCAACGAGGAGCTTCAGTCCAGCGTGGAGGAGTTGGAGACCACCAACGAGGAGCTCCAGTCGACCAACGAGGAGTTGGAGACCACCAACGAGGAACTCCAGTCGACCAACGACGAACTGCAGACGATCAACAACGTCCTGCGGGACCGCACCGCCGAACTCGACACCACCAAGTCGTTCCTGCAGGTCCTGCTCACCAGCCTGCCGGCCGGTGTGGCCGTCGTCGACCCCGGTCTGCAGGTGCAGGCGTGGAACCGCAGCGCCGAGGACCTGTGGGGCCTCCGCGAGGAGGAGGCCCTCGGCGAGCACTTCCTGAACCTGGACATGGGTCTGCCCACCGACGGCCTGCGGCCGCTGCTCCGCTCGGTGCTGTCCGGCGACCTCTCCCGCGAGCAGCTGACGGTCGAGGCCGTCAACCGGCGCGGGCGCAAGATCAAGGTCCAGGTGGCCTTCGCGCCGCTGCTCGACCACGCCTCGCGGACCACCGGAGCCATCGTGGTCATGACCGCGGACGACGAGTGA
- a CDS encoding chemotaxis protein CheB has translation MAADATHHRDLVVLGASAGGVEALRDVISGLPADLPAAVLAVLHMPARGDTVLAAILDRCGPLPARPARHGEALLPGQVYVAVPDHHLLVRDGCVQLSRAAKQNRARPAVDALFRSAARWSGARTVAAVLSGSLDDGAAGLAAVDAAGGVCMVQDPADALFPGMPRAALAVVPDALVCGAGAMGQRIRERAAGHVAVPATPFSTQDLIVETDMAEDGSHTDAGERPGRPAALSCPDCTGGMNVVQTGAAVHFTCHTGHMWSPQSLLAAQQERVEQALWTAVSIMEEQASVHGDLARRAASTGSDGLTEKHQRAAAEEIRMAVGVIRKHFPEYVLPV, from the coding sequence ATGGCGGCCGACGCGACTCACCATCGGGACCTCGTGGTGCTCGGCGCCTCGGCCGGCGGGGTCGAGGCGCTCCGCGACGTGATCTCCGGCTTGCCCGCCGACCTGCCCGCGGCGGTGCTGGCCGTCCTCCACATGCCGGCGCGGGGTGACACTGTCCTCGCCGCGATCCTCGACCGCTGCGGGCCGCTACCGGCGCGACCCGCCCGGCACGGAGAGGCGTTGCTGCCCGGCCAGGTGTACGTCGCCGTCCCGGATCATCACCTGCTGGTCCGGGACGGGTGTGTCCAGCTCAGCCGCGCGGCGAAGCAGAACCGTGCCCGTCCCGCCGTCGACGCGCTGTTCCGGAGCGCCGCCCGGTGGAGCGGAGCACGTACCGTCGCGGCGGTGTTGTCCGGAAGTCTCGACGACGGGGCCGCAGGCCTGGCGGCGGTGGACGCGGCCGGTGGCGTCTGCATGGTCCAGGACCCCGCCGATGCGCTGTTTCCCGGGATGCCCCGGGCGGCGCTGGCCGTCGTCCCCGATGCCCTGGTGTGTGGTGCCGGCGCCATGGGGCAGCGGATCCGGGAGCGGGCCGCCGGGCACGTGGCCGTGCCCGCCACCCCGTTCAGCACGCAGGACCTCATCGTGGAGACGGACATGGCCGAGGACGGTTCGCACACCGACGCCGGGGAACGGCCCGGCCGGCCGGCCGCGCTCAGCTGCCCCGACTGCACCGGTGGAATGAACGTCGTGCAGACCGGCGCGGCCGTGCACTTCACCTGCCATACCGGCCACATGTGGTCACCGCAGTCCCTCCTCGCCGCACAGCAGGAGAGAGTGGAACAGGCGTTGTGGACGGCGGTGAGCATCATGGAGGAGCAGGCGAGCGTCCACGGTGACCTGGCCCGGCGTGCCGCGTCCACCGGTTCGGACGGGCTCACCGAGAAACACCAGCGCGCCGCCGCCGAGGAGATCCGGATGGCGGTCGGAGTCATCCGGAAACACTTCCCCGAGTACGTCCTACCGGTGTAG
- a CDS encoding STAS domain-containing protein: MPTVRCDIESVGTRLLVRVHGELSIASAPAVRTALLKCLVDQPDAVVVDLAETVVTDSAAVSVFLGAVRQASLWPGTPLLLAAPGRELARLLARTYPRLAVHRSVQDALAAPPQQRTPIIKDTLLPVGGAGRRARELVAEACLSWDLPHLLGPASVVAVELVTNAVVHAQTMIDVRITLGRRYLVVAVRDGSEAAPVLPPPASANPADMRGLLLVKALAYRWGTSPLQGGKVVWATLRRHEPSD, from the coding sequence GTGCCTACGGTGCGATGCGATATCGAATCCGTCGGGACGCGCCTGCTGGTCCGCGTCCACGGCGAGCTGTCGATCGCCTCCGCCCCCGCGGTCCGCACCGCTCTCCTGAAGTGCCTGGTGGATCAACCAGACGCGGTCGTGGTGGACCTCGCGGAGACGGTCGTCACGGATTCCGCGGCGGTGTCGGTGTTCCTCGGGGCCGTGCGCCAGGCCTCGCTGTGGCCCGGCACGCCGTTGCTGCTGGCCGCACCCGGCCGGGAGCTGGCACGACTCCTCGCCAGGACCTATCCCAGGCTGGCGGTGCACCGCTCGGTGCAGGACGCTCTCGCCGCACCGCCACAGCAGCGCACGCCGATCATCAAGGACACGTTGCTCCCGGTCGGCGGGGCCGGCCGGCGGGCCCGAGAACTGGTCGCCGAGGCGTGTCTGAGCTGGGATCTGCCGCATCTGCTCGGCCCGGCGAGCGTGGTCGCCGTCGAGCTGGTCACCAACGCTGTCGTGCATGCGCAGACGATGATCGATGTCCGGATCACCCTGGGCCGCCGGTACCTGGTGGTGGCGGTGCGCGACGGCAGTGAGGCGGCGCCGGTGCTGCCGCCACCGGCCTCGGCGAACCCGGCCGACATGCGTGGGCTGCTGCTGGTGAAGGCCCTCGCGTATCGGTGGGGGACGTCCCCGCTGCAGGGCGGCAAGGTCGTCTGGGCGACGCTGCGGCGACACGAACCTTCCGACTGA
- a CDS encoding STAS domain-containing protein: MTSFHAFESPESTTYPVTPLACTSITQEGDTLRIAFAGDLDADTADRFVHAVTQAMDAMPLPRLQIDLAGIDFISAAGLRALLTCHRRAAGQQRLLTIRDPQPAVRHVLRVAEIPCPSEDEPQAAQDSGYHRRG; encoded by the coding sequence ATGACGAGCTTCCATGCGTTCGAATCGCCGGAGAGTACGACATACCCCGTTACGCCGCTGGCCTGCACCTCGATAACCCAGGAGGGCGACACGCTCCGGATCGCGTTCGCCGGCGACCTGGACGCCGACACCGCGGACCGATTCGTGCACGCCGTGACGCAGGCGATGGACGCCATGCCGCTGCCACGCCTGCAGATCGATCTCGCCGGGATCGACTTCATCTCCGCGGCAGGGCTCCGTGCGCTGCTCACCTGTCACCGGCGGGCAGCCGGCCAGCAGCGCCTGCTCACCATCCGCGATCCGCAGCCGGCCGTGCGCCACGTCCTGCGCGTCGCCGAGATCCCCTGCCCGTCCGAGGACGAACCGCAGGCCGCCCAGGACAGCGGTTACCACCGGCGCGGCTGA
- a CDS encoding helix-turn-helix transcriptional regulator — MQPMIFDGRDVSEVERFMAAFYSRMRVGAVGEDTHTRITREVMTPEAAFDELDYGFHLDFDAEPQPYLVLCDVVTNSVHLDGEDGGQTFRAGDSFLICRPGLPYRGVVHAARLSHLTLHPDVLTEVASSVDAAAAPVRVLDHRPVSRRAAIELRSAVAHVREAVLGAPVPPGGLVVSAACQYLAAHMLDTFPNTAVLTPTAGDRRDARPDTLRRAVSFIEADPDTALTVADIARAAYVTPRALQLTFRRHLDTTPMAYLRRVRLDLAHEDLRAATDGDGQTVTAVAARWGFTGSQLAQRHRAAYGQTPGQALRG, encoded by the coding sequence ATGCAGCCGATGATCTTCGACGGGCGCGACGTGAGCGAGGTCGAGCGGTTCATGGCCGCGTTCTACTCCCGGATGCGGGTCGGTGCCGTCGGCGAGGACACGCACACCCGGATCACCCGGGAGGTCATGACGCCGGAGGCCGCGTTCGACGAGCTCGACTACGGCTTCCACCTCGACTTCGACGCCGAGCCCCAGCCGTACCTGGTGCTCTGCGACGTCGTCACCAACTCGGTCCACCTGGACGGCGAGGACGGCGGCCAGACCTTCCGCGCCGGTGACTCGTTCCTGATCTGCCGGCCCGGCCTGCCGTACCGCGGTGTCGTGCACGCGGCGCGCCTGTCGCACCTCACCCTGCACCCCGACGTCCTCACCGAGGTGGCATCGAGCGTGGACGCGGCGGCCGCACCGGTCCGCGTGCTCGACCACCGTCCGGTGTCGCGCCGGGCCGCGATCGAGCTGCGAAGCGCCGTGGCGCACGTGCGGGAGGCCGTGCTGGGCGCGCCCGTGCCGCCGGGCGGCCTGGTGGTCTCCGCCGCGTGTCAGTACCTCGCGGCTCACATGCTCGACACGTTCCCGAACACCGCGGTGCTGACGCCCACCGCCGGGGACCGGCGCGACGCACGCCCGGACACGCTCCGGCGGGCTGTCTCGTTCATCGAGGCCGATCCCGACACCGCCCTCACCGTCGCCGACATCGCCCGTGCGGCGTACGTTACTCCCCGTGCTCTGCAGTTGACGTTCCGCCGCCATCTCGACACGACGCCGATGGCGTACCTGCGCCGGGTCCGGCTCGACCTGGCCCATGAGGATCTTCGTGCGGCCACGGACGGCGACGGCCAGACCGTCACCGCGGTCGCCGCGCGCTGGGGTTTCACCGGTTCACAGCTAGCCCAGCGGCATCGGGCGGCCTACGGGCAGACGCCCGGCCAGGCACTGCGCGGCTGA